From the Harpia harpyja isolate bHarHar1 chromosome 16, bHarHar1 primary haplotype, whole genome shotgun sequence genome, one window contains:
- the PTH gene encoding parathyroid hormone has product MTSIKNLARTAIILYAICFFTNSDGRPMMKRSVSEMQLMHNLGEHRHTVERQDWLQMKLQDVHSALEDARTQRPRNKDDIVLGEIRSRRLLPEHLRAAMQKKSIDLDKAYMDVLFKTKP; this is encoded by the exons ATGACTTCTATAAAAAACCTGGCCAGGACTGCAATCATTTTATATGCCATATGCTTTTTTACAAACTCTGATGGAAGACCAATGAT GAAAAGATCAGTGAGTGAGATGCAATTAATGCATAACCTTGGAGAGCATCGACACACCGTGGAGAGACAGGACTGGCTTCAGATGAAACTGCAGGATGTGCACAGTGCCCTCGAGGATGCTAGGACCCAGAGGCCTCGAAACAAGGATGATATTGTCCTGGGTGAGATAAGAAGTCGGAGGCTGCTCCCTGAGCATTTGCGGGCAGCAATGCAGAAGAAATCCATCGATCTGGACAAAGCTTACATGGATGTACTCTTTAAAACAAAGCCATAA